The proteins below come from a single Rhinolophus ferrumequinum isolate MPI-CBG mRhiFer1 chromosome 8, mRhiFer1_v1.p, whole genome shotgun sequence genomic window:
- the SCG2 gene encoding secretogranin-2 — protein sequence MAETKIHWLGAALSLIPLIFLISGAQAASFQRNQLLQKEPDLRLENVQRFPSPEMLRALEYIEKLRQQAHKEESSPDNEPYQSVSVPPQQKENGDESYWPESSRDSLSEDEWMRIILEALRQAENEPQSALKENKPYALNSEKTFPIDMPDDYETLQWPERKLKHMRFPPMYEENSRDNPFKRTNEIVEEQYTPQSLATLESVFQELGKLTGPNNQKRERVDEEQKLYTDDEDDIYKVNNIAYEDVVGGEDWNPVEEKIESQTQEEVRDSKENTEKNEQINDEMKRSGQLGLQDEDLRKESKDQLSDDVSKVIAYLKRLVNAAGSGRSLSGQIGERATRLLEKPLDSQSIYQLIEISRNLQIPPEDLIDMLKTGEKPNGSVEPELELPVDLDDISEVDLDQPGMFQNKIISKNGYPKTPGRAVTEALQDGLSVEDILNLLGMESAANQKPPYFPSQYNREKVLPRLPYGRGGSRANQLSKGAWMPEVENRQMAYENLNDQDQELGEYLARMLVKYPEIMNSNQVKRVPSQVSSEDDVQEGDQIQQAIKEHLSQGSSQETDQLASVSKRLPAGAPKNDDTPNRQYLDEDLLMKVLEYLNQEKAEKGREHIAKRAMENM from the coding sequence ATGGCAGAAACTAAGATTCACTGGCTTGGAGCAGCTCTGTCTCTTATCCCTTTAATTTTCCTCATCTCTGGAGCCCAAGCAGCTTCATTTCAACGAAACCAGCTGCTTCAGAAAGAACCGGATCTCAGATTGGAAAATGTCCAAAGATTTCCCAGTCCTGAAATGCTCAGGGCTTTGGAATACATAGAAAAACTCCGGCAACAAGCTCACAAAGAAGAAAGCAGCCCAGACAATGAGCCCTATCAAAGTGTCTCTGTTCCCcctcagcaaaaagaaaatggcgATGAGAGTTACTGGCCTGAAAGTTCAAGGGATTCCCTGAGTGAAGATGAGTGGATGAGAATAATACTTGAAGCCTTGAGACAGGCTGAAAATGAGCCTCAGTCTGCACTGAAAGAAAACAAGCCCTATGCCTTGAATTCAGAGAAGACCTTTCCAATCGACATGCCTGATGATTATGAGACCCTTCAGTGGCCAGAGAGAAAACTCAAACACATGCGATTTCCTCCTATGTATGAAGAGAATTCCAGGGACAACCCCTTTAAACGCACAAATGAAATAGTGGAGGAACAATATACTCCTCAAAGTCTTGCTACCCTGGAATCTGTCTTCCAAGAGCTGGGGAAACTGACGGGACCAAACAATCAGAAGCGTGAGAGGGTTGATGAGGAGCAAAAGCTTTACACAGATGATGAAGATGATATCTATAAGGTCAATAACATTGCCTATGAAGATGTGGTTGGGGGTGAAGATTGGAACCCAGTAGAGGAAAAGATAGAAAGTCAAACCCAGGAAGAGGTCAGGGACAGCAAAGagaatactgaaaaaaatgaacaaatcaatgaCGAAATGAAGCGTTCAGGGCAGCTGGGCCTCCAGGATGAAGATCTCCGAAAAGAGAGTAAAGATCAACTCTCCGATGATGTCTCCAAAGTAATTGCCTATCTGAAAAGGTTAGTGAATGCTGCAGGAAGCGGGAGGTCACTGAGTGGGCAAATTGGGGAAAGAGCAACCAGGCTTCTTGAGAAACCACTTGATTCTCAGTCTATTTATCAGCTGATTGAAATTTCAAGAAATTTACAGATACCCCCTGAAGACTTAATTGACATGCTCAAAACTGGAGAGAAGCCAAATGGGTCAGTGGAACCAGAGCTTGAACTTCCTGTTGACCTAGATGATATCTCTGAGGTTGACTTAGATCAGCCAGGTATGTTCCAAAATAAGATAATCTCCAAGAATGGCTACCCCAAAACACCTGGTCGTGCTGTGACAGAGGCCCTACAAGATGGGCTCAGTGTTGAggacattttaaatcttttaggGATGGAGAGTGCTGCAAATCAAAAGCCTCCATACTTTCCCAGTCAGTATAACCGAGAGAAAGTTCTGCCGAGACTCCCGTATGGTCGTGGGGGATCTAGAGCAAACCAGCTTTCCAAAGGTGCCTGGATGCCAGAGGTTGAAAACAGACAAATGGCATATGAAAACCTGAATGACCAGGATCAAGAATTGGGAGAGTATTTGGCCAGGATGCTGGTTAAATACCCTGAGATCATGAATTCAAACCAGGTGAAGCGAGTTCCCAGTCAAGTCTCCTCTGAAGATGATGTACAGGAGGGGGACCAAATCCAGCAGGCCATCAAAGAGCATTTGAGTCAAGGCAGCTCTCAGGAAACTGACCAACTGGCCTCGGTAAGCAAAAGGCTCCCTGCGGGGGCCCCGAAGAACGACGATACCCCAAACAGACAGTACTTGGATGAAGATCTGTTAATGAAAGTGCTGGAATACCTCAAccaagaaaaggcagaaaagggaagggagcatATTGCTAAGAGAGCAATGGAAAATATGTAA